A window of the Pseudomonas gozinkensis genome harbors these coding sequences:
- a CDS encoding methyl-accepting chemotaxis protein — protein sequence MRNNQPITQRERTFPAQQRLISTTDAKGVITYCNDAFVEISGFSREELIRAPHNLVRHPDVPAAVFSHMWGTLKQGLPWMGIVKNRCKTGDHYWVNAYVTPVFDGSQVVGYESVRVKPSAEQIRRAEALYQRINQGKSAIPSSDKWLPIVQDWLPFILVSQLSFMIGATLNSQWGFALAAGLSVPLGLLGLQWQQRGLKRLLRLAEQTTSDPLIAQMYTDSRGAQARLEMSILSQEARLKTCLTRLQDTAEHLTDQAKQSDALAHNSSSGLERQRVETEQVATAVNQMAATTQEVASHVQRTADATQEANRLTGRGRDIAGETREAIQRLSVVVGETGLTVTQLAKDSDEIGGVVDVIKGIADQTNLLALNAAIEAARAGEMGRGFAVVADEVRQLAQRTSESTGQIHALIAKLQQTASSAVQTMEAGHRQAEEGVARVLEADQALVGISEAVANITDMTTQIAAATEEQSAVAEEISRNISNISELADQTSEQAHNSALLSEELTKTANTQYSLVERFNR from the coding sequence ATGCGTAATAACCAGCCCATTACACAACGCGAACGGACTTTCCCGGCTCAGCAACGGTTGATTTCCACAACCGACGCCAAAGGCGTGATCACCTACTGCAACGACGCATTCGTCGAAATCAGCGGGTTTTCGCGTGAGGAACTGATCCGTGCGCCGCACAACCTGGTTCGTCACCCCGACGTCCCGGCTGCGGTGTTTTCGCACATGTGGGGCACACTGAAACAAGGCTTGCCATGGATGGGCATTGTCAAGAATCGCTGCAAGACCGGTGATCATTACTGGGTGAACGCCTATGTAACGCCGGTGTTCGATGGCAGTCAGGTGGTCGGTTACGAGTCGGTGCGGGTCAAGCCGTCCGCCGAACAGATCCGCCGTGCCGAAGCGCTCTACCAACGCATCAACCAGGGCAAGTCGGCGATTCCTTCAAGCGACAAATGGCTGCCGATCGTGCAGGACTGGCTGCCGTTCATTCTGGTCAGCCAGTTGAGCTTCATGATCGGCGCCACCCTGAACTCGCAGTGGGGCTTCGCCCTCGCCGCCGGTCTGTCGGTGCCGCTGGGCCTGTTGGGCCTGCAATGGCAACAACGCGGGCTCAAACGCCTGCTGCGTCTGGCCGAGCAGACCACGTCCGACCCGCTGATCGCGCAGATGTACACCGACAGCCGTGGCGCCCAGGCGCGTCTGGAGATGTCGATCCTCAGCCAGGAAGCTCGCCTGAAAACCTGCCTGACCCGTCTGCAGGACACCGCCGAGCACCTGACCGATCAGGCCAAACAGTCCGACGCCCTGGCGCACAACAGCTCCAGCGGTCTGGAACGTCAGCGCGTGGAAACCGAACAGGTCGCCACCGCCGTCAACCAGATGGCCGCCACCACGCAAGAAGTGGCGAGCCACGTCCAACGCACCGCCGACGCCACCCAGGAAGCTAACCGCCTGACCGGTCGCGGCCGCGACATCGCCGGCGAAACCCGCGAAGCCATCCAGCGCCTGTCGGTCGTCGTCGGTGAAACCGGCCTGACCGTCACGCAACTGGCCAAGGACAGCGACGAAATCGGCGGCGTGGTCGACGTGATCAAAGGCATCGCCGACCAGACCAACCTGCTCGCACTCAACGCCGCGATCGAAGCAGCGCGTGCCGGCGAGATGGGCCGTGGTTTTGCCGTGGTCGCCGACGAAGTTCGCCAACTGGCGCAACGCACCAGCGAATCCACCGGCCAGATCCACGCCCTGATCGCCAAGTTGCAACAGACTGCGTCCAGCGCCGTACAAACCATGGAAGCCGGCCATCGTCAGGCGGAAGAAGGTGTGGCGCGGGTACTGGAAGCAGACCAGGCCCTGGTCGGCATCAGCGAAGCGGTGGCCAACATCACCGACATGACCACCCAGATCGCCGCCGCGACCGAAGAGCAAAGTGCCGTGGCTGAAGAAATCAGCCGCAACATCAGCAACATCTCGGAACTGGCGGACCAGACCTCGGAACAGGCGCATAACTCGGCGTTGCTGAGTGAAGAGCTGACCAAGACTGCTAATACGCAGTATTCGTTGGTGGAGCGGTTTAACCGCTGA
- a CDS encoding CPBP family intramembrane glutamic endopeptidase has translation MTVLPWLYLGLLSLGYGLALSFGQLGWLALISIALLVFAGYAVRQQTVPVGRYLGHGLFIVLALALALHWLPGFYNGRAIPAQRFTDNAVPFSMFVNLDKPLIGFWLLLACPWIVARRSLRLTVYATALALTLSVILALGGAVLLGIITWAPKWPDQAWLWVLNNLLLVTLVEEALFRGYVQGGLSRRFQHLPYGDNLALLLASLLFGLVHVGAGWQWVLLASLAGVGYGLAYRFGGLGAAIATHFGLNLLHFGLFTYPMLAG, from the coding sequence ATGACAGTTCTGCCATGGCTCTATCTCGGGCTTCTCAGCCTTGGTTACGGATTGGCGCTGAGCTTCGGCCAGCTCGGCTGGCTGGCGCTGATCTCCATTGCACTGCTGGTTTTCGCCGGTTACGCCGTGCGCCAGCAAACCGTGCCGGTCGGGCGATATCTCGGCCATGGCCTGTTTATCGTACTGGCCCTGGCACTGGCCCTGCACTGGCTGCCGGGCTTCTACAACGGCCGAGCGATCCCGGCGCAGCGCTTCACCGACAACGCCGTGCCGTTCTCGATGTTCGTCAATCTCGACAAACCGCTGATTGGTTTCTGGCTGTTGCTGGCCTGCCCGTGGATTGTCGCGCGGCGCTCGTTGCGCCTGACTGTTTACGCCACGGCACTGGCACTGACGTTGAGTGTGATTCTGGCGTTGGGTGGTGCGGTGTTGCTGGGCATAATCACCTGGGCGCCGAAGTGGCCGGATCAGGCGTGGCTGTGGGTGCTGAACAATCTGCTGCTGGTGACGCTGGTCGAAGAAGCGCTGTTTCGCGGCTATGTACAGGGCGGCCTGAGCCGGCGTTTCCAACACCTGCCCTACGGTGACAACCTCGCGCTGCTGCTCGCGTCCCTGCTGTTCGGTCTGGTGCATGTGGGCGCCGGCTGGCAATGGGTGTTGCTGGCGAGCCTGGCGGGTGTCGGCTATGGTCTGGCCTACCGTTTTGGCGGGCTCGGTGCGGCGATCGCCACGCATTTTGGCCTGAACCTGCTGCACTTCGGCCTGTTCACCTATCCGATGCTCGCGGGTTGA
- the inhA gene encoding isonitrile hydratase produces MALQIGLLLFPQVQQLDLTGPYDVLASLPDVQVHLIWKDLVPVTASTGLVLKPTTTFEDCPDLDVICVPGGAGVGPLMEDEQTLAFIKSQAVQARYVTSVCTGSLVLGAAGLLQGKRATTHWAYHDLLPTLGAIAVKDRVVRDGNLFTGGGITAGIDFALTLAQELVGVDTAQLVQLQLEYAPAPPFDSGSPETAPSAVVEEARKRAAPSLKLRTEITERAAAKLNLR; encoded by the coding sequence ATGGCGTTGCAGATCGGACTTCTGTTGTTTCCCCAGGTGCAGCAACTCGACCTGACCGGCCCGTATGACGTGCTGGCCTCGTTGCCGGACGTGCAGGTGCACCTGATCTGGAAGGATCTGGTACCGGTCACCGCCAGCACCGGGCTGGTGCTGAAACCGACCACAACTTTCGAGGACTGTCCGGATCTTGATGTGATCTGCGTGCCCGGTGGCGCCGGGGTCGGGCCGTTGATGGAGGATGAGCAGACGCTGGCGTTCATCAAGTCGCAAGCCGTGCAGGCGCGTTACGTGACGTCGGTGTGCACCGGTTCGCTGGTGCTTGGGGCGGCGGGTCTGTTGCAGGGTAAACGGGCGACCACGCACTGGGCTTATCACGATTTGCTGCCGACGCTGGGCGCGATTGCGGTGAAGGATCGGGTGGTGCGTGACGGCAATCTGTTCACCGGGGGCGGCATTACGGCGGGGATCGATTTTGCCCTGACGCTGGCGCAGGAACTGGTTGGTGTCGACACGGCGCAACTGGTGCAATTGCAGCTGGAATATGCGCCGGCACCGCCGTTTGATTCGGGCAGCCCGGAGACAGCGCCGAGTGCAGTTGTCGAAGAGGCGCGCAAGCGTGCGGCGCCTTCGCTGAAATTACGCACTGAAATTACCGAACGTGCGGCGGCGAAACTCAACCTGCGCTGA
- a CDS encoding GlxA family transcriptional regulator — protein MPKTIHVLAFANVQLLDVTGPLQVFASANDIARQQGLPAPYAPTVIASGGGAVNSSAGLAMLAEPLPEQASDTLIIAGGWGVYAAAEDAELVRWVREHANGCRRVSSVCTGAFLLAASGWLDGRRVVTHWTRCEQLAQQHPRLQVEPNPIFINDGPVWTSAGVTAGIDLALAMVEDDLGRDMALEVARQLVVFLKRPGGQSQFSVTLSLQKQGNRFDDLHAWIAEHLTCDLGIPTLAEQAGMSERSFVRHYRADTGQTPARAIELIRVETARRLLSDTGLPIKRVAANCGFGSEETLRRSFLRAMGVTPQAYRERFSVSAGADPVMP, from the coding sequence ATGCCGAAAACCATCCACGTACTCGCATTCGCCAATGTGCAATTGCTCGATGTCACCGGGCCGTTGCAGGTCTTCGCCTCGGCCAACGACATCGCGCGCCAGCAGGGGTTGCCGGCGCCGTACGCGCCAACGGTCATCGCCAGCGGCGGTGGGGCGGTGAACTCTTCGGCCGGGTTGGCGATGCTCGCCGAACCGCTGCCGGAGCAGGCCAGCGATACCCTGATCATTGCCGGTGGCTGGGGCGTCTACGCCGCTGCCGAAGACGCCGAATTGGTGAGATGGGTGCGTGAACATGCGAATGGCTGCCGGCGCGTTTCTTCGGTCTGTACCGGTGCATTTCTGTTGGCGGCCAGCGGCTGGCTCGACGGGCGCCGGGTGGTCACCCACTGGACCCGATGCGAACAACTGGCGCAGCAGCACCCGCGCTTGCAGGTCGAACCCAATCCGATCTTCATCAACGACGGCCCGGTCTGGACCTCGGCGGGCGTCACCGCCGGCATCGACCTGGCGCTGGCCATGGTCGAAGACGACCTCGGTCGCGACATGGCCCTGGAGGTCGCCCGGCAACTGGTGGTGTTCCTCAAGCGCCCGGGCGGGCAATCGCAATTCAGCGTGACGCTGTCACTGCAAAAACAGGGCAACCGCTTTGATGATCTGCACGCCTGGATCGCCGAACACCTGACCTGCGATCTGGGCATCCCGACCCTCGCCGAACAGGCCGGCATGAGCGAACGCAGCTTCGTGCGCCACTACCGCGCCGACACCGGCCAGACCCCGGCCCGGGCCATCGAACTGATCCGCGTCGAAACCGCCCGCCGGTTGCTGAGCGATACCGGATTGCCGATCAAACGGGTGGCGGCCAATTGTGGCTTTGGCAGTGAAGAGACGTTAAGACGCAGTTTCCTGCGGGCCATGGGTGTGACGCCGCAGGCGTATCGGGAGCGGTTTTCGGTCAGCGCTGGAGCAGATCCAGTAATGCCTTGA
- a CDS encoding alpha/beta fold hydrolase, with protein sequence MTQAVMQFCKTESLTIAYEHHGPENGTPVILLHGFPYSPRAYDEIAPPLAAKGYWVIVPYLRGYGPTRFNSPDTLRSGQQAALAQDLLDLMDALGIEQATLCGYDWGGRAACIVAALFPERVRGLVTGDGYNLQDIPNSIQPLDPQSEHRYWYQYYFHTPRGVEGLTQNRRALCELLWQLWSPTWARNAERYPLSAPAFDNPDFVEVVIHSYRHRFMYAPGDPALEGVEQALEKQPAISVPTISLCGADDGVGTAPVDDEDAHHFTGPYVRRVLAGVGHNIPEEAPGETLKALLDLLQR encoded by the coding sequence ATGACCCAAGCCGTGATGCAGTTTTGCAAGACTGAAAGCCTGACCATCGCCTATGAGCATCACGGCCCGGAAAACGGCACGCCGGTCATCCTGCTTCACGGTTTCCCCTACTCCCCCCGCGCCTACGACGAAATCGCCCCGCCCCTCGCCGCCAAAGGCTATTGGGTGATCGTGCCGTACCTGCGCGGCTACGGGCCGACCCGTTTCAACAGCCCGGACACGCTGCGCTCCGGCCAGCAAGCGGCGCTGGCTCAGGATCTGCTGGATCTGATGGATGCACTGGGTATCGAGCAAGCGACATTGTGCGGTTATGACTGGGGTGGTCGGGCGGCGTGCATTGTGGCGGCGCTGTTTCCTGAGCGGGTGCGCGGGTTGGTGACGGGCGATGGCTACAACCTGCAAGACATACCGAACTCGATCCAGCCGCTGGATCCGCAGAGCGAGCATCGCTACTGGTATCAGTATTACTTCCATACGCCCCGTGGCGTTGAAGGGCTGACGCAGAATCGTCGGGCGCTGTGCGAGTTGCTGTGGCAGTTGTGGTCGCCGACCTGGGCGCGGAACGCCGAGCGTTATCCGCTGAGCGCACCGGCGTTCGACAATCCGGATTTCGTCGAGGTGGTGATTCACTCTTATCGCCATCGTTTCATGTATGCGCCGGGCGATCCGGCGCTGGAAGGGGTGGAGCAGGCACTGGAGAAACAACCGGCGATCAGCGTTCCGACGATTTCGTTGTGCGGTGCCGATGATGGTGTAGGCACTGCGCCGGTGGACGATGAAGATGCGCACCACTTCACCGGACCTTATGTGCGGCGGGTGCTGGCCGGCGTTGGGCATAACATTCCCGAGGAAGCGCCGGGCGAGACGCTCAAGGCATTACTGGATCTGCTCCAGCGCTGA
- a CDS encoding amino acid adenylation domain-containing protein, with amino-acid sequence MQPQTVLELFKQNVKQFPHHIALHCPERQVTYAELDSEIDKVAGFLIQNNITQGQRVPIIGHRSIELIVAQLGVIKSTACHVPIDARLPDNRKRNIIDQCAAEIVLVTDSDDATDCAVPKRSIKAILEDPSSAAPLSRMPTPEDVVYVIFTSGTTGQPKGVEIEHHSLLNLIEWHNEHFAMTSDCRSTLMVGVGFDVSQWEIWAPLCAGATLYILPDEIRSSVPELHDFYCEHLITHAYVPTVLVSELIRHPHTSNLVLQYLFTAGEKLPSIETQDLNYRLVDYYGPTEATIYTTCRVFDQSGDHGVSSIGFPVADTQVFILDEKFESVSAGSIGELYISGQCLARGYLSSPELTAQRFITLPPLNLRAYRTGDLARFLPDGSVQYLGRNDDQLKIRGYRIEPGDVEAALLRQPGVKTAVVWIDTNEGPAGKRLIAFVVATADTQANDLISALKIGMKKEVPDYMLPARYFLLDAIPCTLNGKTDKQALQARYAAASNDAPKFDIANETEARIAAIWQQHLGHADFTTDDDFFQIGGHSLMAAAVLRDISERLQAPAYIRDFYEFCSIKALAAELSRRRIAGAPIPQSEPVRALQDDINLPPTFAPADRFNEQQLTAPKHIMLTGATGFIGVHLLETLLRTTDAKIHCPVRAASPLLAQQRVIATLERYKIRLESNDLMRIDIFPADLSEPQLGLEQTLYARLCELIDVVHHSASAVNFIQPYSHMKKDNVEGLKQVIDFAAQGRLKPLILLSTISVYSWGHLHTGKTTMYEHDDIDQNLPAVVTDLGYVRSKWVMEKIADLAREKGLPLMTFRLGYATCDSRTGEFAGYQWWSRLIQTCLAFKAIPALTNLREGLTTVDYICEAIGCICRNPLALGKKFNLIPSPEKNLTLEDFFARLETHCGLNFARLPFNDWVDLWKTNPRAPLYPLSSLFRDKIVDNQSTVELYQNTYLWGCSNVQRFLEGSGIQEPEFNAKLLIPYLKKIQESPFMV; translated from the coding sequence ATGCAACCTCAAACTGTCCTGGAGCTTTTCAAACAAAACGTTAAGCAGTTTCCCCATCACATTGCCCTGCACTGCCCTGAACGACAGGTCACTTACGCTGAGCTCGACAGCGAAATTGACAAGGTCGCCGGTTTTCTGATTCAGAACAACATCACGCAGGGCCAGCGGGTGCCCATCATCGGGCATCGCTCCATCGAGCTGATCGTCGCCCAGCTTGGGGTCATCAAGTCCACGGCTTGTCACGTCCCGATCGATGCTCGTCTGCCGGATAACCGCAAGCGCAACATTATTGATCAATGCGCGGCTGAAATCGTGCTGGTTACAGACAGTGACGATGCCACGGATTGTGCAGTCCCCAAGCGTTCAATCAAGGCAATTCTGGAGGACCCATCATCCGCTGCGCCTCTATCGCGCATGCCCACTCCCGAGGATGTCGTGTACGTGATTTTCACGTCCGGCACGACCGGCCAGCCCAAAGGGGTCGAGATTGAACATCACTCGCTGCTGAATCTGATCGAATGGCACAACGAGCACTTTGCAATGACAAGCGACTGCCGCTCGACACTGATGGTCGGTGTTGGTTTTGACGTGTCGCAATGGGAGATCTGGGCACCATTGTGCGCTGGCGCCACCCTTTACATCCTGCCGGACGAAATACGCAGCAGTGTTCCGGAGCTGCACGATTTCTACTGCGAACACTTGATCACTCATGCCTATGTTCCGACGGTTCTGGTCAGTGAATTGATCCGACATCCCCACACCTCGAATCTGGTTTTGCAGTATCTGTTTACCGCCGGTGAAAAACTGCCGTCCATCGAGACACAAGACCTGAACTACAGATTGGTGGATTACTACGGCCCCACGGAAGCAACGATCTATACAACGTGTCGGGTTTTCGATCAGTCCGGCGATCACGGCGTGTCCTCGATAGGGTTTCCGGTCGCTGACACGCAAGTGTTCATTCTGGATGAGAAATTCGAATCCGTTTCGGCGGGCAGCATTGGCGAGCTGTACATCAGCGGCCAATGCCTGGCGCGCGGCTACCTGTCCAGTCCGGAACTGACCGCACAGCGCTTCATCACATTGCCACCCCTCAACCTGCGGGCTTATCGTACCGGCGACCTCGCACGCTTCTTGCCCGACGGCAGCGTTCAGTACCTGGGGCGCAACGACGACCAGTTGAAAATTCGCGGTTACCGGATCGAACCGGGAGATGTGGAGGCAGCTCTTTTGCGCCAGCCCGGTGTGAAGACGGCAGTCGTCTGGATAGACACGAACGAAGGGCCAGCCGGCAAACGCCTGATTGCGTTCGTGGTAGCCACGGCTGATACACAGGCAAACGACCTGATCAGTGCCTTGAAAATCGGCATGAAAAAAGAAGTGCCGGACTACATGTTGCCCGCGCGCTATTTTCTGCTGGACGCCATTCCTTGCACCCTCAATGGCAAAACGGACAAGCAGGCACTTCAGGCACGCTACGCTGCCGCATCAAATGATGCGCCGAAATTCGATATCGCCAATGAAACAGAGGCCCGCATCGCCGCCATCTGGCAGCAGCATCTGGGCCACGCCGACTTCACCACTGACGATGACTTCTTTCAGATCGGAGGCCACTCATTGATGGCAGCGGCTGTCCTGCGAGACATTTCGGAACGACTTCAGGCCCCTGCGTACATCCGGGACTTCTACGAGTTCTGCTCCATCAAAGCCTTGGCCGCAGAACTGAGTCGAAGGAGGATTGCCGGTGCCCCGATACCGCAAAGCGAACCGGTGCGCGCACTGCAGGACGATATAAACCTGCCGCCGACTTTCGCTCCCGCCGACCGTTTCAACGAGCAGCAACTGACAGCGCCGAAACACATCATGCTCACCGGAGCTACCGGCTTCATTGGCGTTCATCTGCTTGAAACACTGTTGAGGACTACCGACGCGAAGATCCATTGCCCAGTGAGGGCCGCCAGCCCTCTTTTGGCCCAGCAACGAGTAATCGCCACGCTTGAGCGCTACAAAATCCGGCTCGAATCAAATGATCTGATGCGCATCGACATCTTCCCGGCCGACCTGTCCGAACCGCAACTTGGCCTTGAGCAAACGCTGTATGCACGGCTGTGCGAACTGATTGACGTCGTTCATCACTCCGCCAGCGCCGTCAATTTCATTCAGCCTTATTCCCACATGAAGAAGGATAATGTTGAGGGGCTTAAACAGGTCATCGACTTTGCCGCCCAAGGCCGACTCAAACCTTTGATCCTGCTGTCGACCATCTCGGTGTACAGCTGGGGTCATCTGCACACCGGTAAAACCACGATGTATGAGCATGACGACATCGATCAGAATCTGCCTGCCGTCGTGACCGATCTGGGTTATGTGCGCAGCAAATGGGTCATGGAAAAAATCGCCGATCTGGCCCGGGAAAAAGGCCTGCCACTGATGACCTTCCGGCTGGGTTACGCCACTTGCGACAGCCGCACCGGTGAATTCGCCGGCTATCAATGGTGGAGCCGTCTGATTCAGACCTGTCTGGCGTTCAAGGCCATACCCGCACTGACCAACCTGCGCGAAGGGCTCACGACCGTCGACTACATTTGCGAGGCAATCGGATGTATTTGCCGAAACCCGTTGGCCCTCGGCAAAAAATTCAATCTCATCCCCTCGCCCGAGAAGAATCTGACCCTTGAGGATTTTTTCGCCCGGCTGGAAACCCATTGCGGCCTGAATTTCGCCCGTCTGCCGTTCAACGACTGGGTCGATCTCTGGAAAACCAACCCACGGGCCCCGCTTTATCCGCTGTCGAGCCTGTTTCGGGACAAGATCGTCGACAATCAGTCCACCGTGGAGCTTTACCAAAACACCTATCTTTGGGGTTGTTCCAACGTCCAGCGTTTTCTTGAAGGCAGTGGCATACAGGAGCCGGAGTTCAACGCCAAACTGCTGATCCCGTACCTGAAAAAGATTCAGGAATCGCCTTTCATGGTGTGA